A region of the Paraburkholderia flava genome:
ATGACAGCCAGCACAACCCACGAAGGGCGGCACGCGGTCGTCACCGGCGGTGGCAGCGGAATCGGCGCGGCCACCGCGGCCGCGCTGCTACGCGCAGGCGCGCGCGTCACGTTGATGGGTCGCGACGCAGCACGCCTCGCTGCGCAACGCGACACACTCGGTGCGCCGGAACACGTCGGCTGTGTCAGCGTCGACGTCACGCAGGAAGCAGCCGTGACCGAAGCATTCGCTGCGGCGTCCACGCAATTCGGCCCGATCGACATCCTCGTCAACAACGCTGGCCAGGCACAGGCCGCCCCGTTCGCCGCAACCGATACCGCGCTGTGGCAACGCATGCTCGACGTCAATCTGACGGGCGTGTTCCTGTGCACGCGTGCCGCATTGCCTGCGATGCTCGAACGCGGCTACGGCCGCATCGTCAACGTCGCGAGTACCGCAGGACAAACCGGCTACGCGTACGTCGCCGCGTACTGCGCAGCGAAGCACGGCGTGATCGGTCTCACGCGTTCGCTCGCACGCGAAGTCGCGACGCGCGGCATCACCGTCAACGCGGTGTGCCCCGGCTACACCGAAACCGAACTGCTGCAGGCATCGCTCGACCAGATCACCGCGAAAACCAGGCGCAGCGAGCAAGACGCACGCGAAGCGCTGCTGCGCCAGAACCCGCAACACCGCTTCATCGCCCCCGACGAAGTCGCGAACGCCGTGCTGTGGTTGTGCGCGAGCGGTTCGGAATCGATAACCGGCCAGTCCATTTCCGTTTCCGGTGGAGAAATCACGTGACCCAGGCTGCCAGCCCGAAGAAAACCGCAGCGGAAACGCGCAGCCCACGCAAGGGTGTCGCAAAGCCCGCTGACAACGTCGTCGATCTCGAGATGAGCACCGGCGTCGACAGTCACATGGGGCTGCGTCTGTGGCTGCGTATGCTGACCACGACGAATCTCGTGCAAGCCGAGCTGCGCAAGCGTCTGCGTGCCGAATTCGACACGACGCTGCCACGCTTCGACATGATGGCGCAGCTCGAACGTCATCCCGACGGCTTGAAGATGACCGAGCTGTCGCGTCGTTTGATGGTGACCGGCGGCAACGTCACCGGCATTACCGATCAACTCGAGAACGAAGGGTTCGTCGTGCGCAGCGCCGATCCGAACGACCGTCGCTCGATCAGCGTGAAGCTCACGCCGGCCGGTCGCGCGCAGTTCGACCGGATGGCGGTCGCGCATGAACAGTGGGTCGTCGAGTTGTTCGGCGGCCTCGGGCTCGACGACAAATCTCGCATGCATCAGCGCCTCGGCAAGCTCAAAAAGCATTTGCTCGACAACGTGAGCCGCTGAACCGCATCGAATCGAAGGAGACAGCGCGCATGACTTCATCAACAGACACCAACAATCTCGTCGACCGGCTGCTGGCAGGCAATCGCACAACACTCGCCGGCTACACCGCGCAGCACTTCGTCTGGAGCGTCGCCAACGGCGTCGGCACGGTCACACTAAATCGCCCTGAGCGCAAAAACCCGCTGACGTTCGAGTCCTACGCCGAACTGCGCGACCTGTTCCGTCAGCTCGCGTACGCCACCGACGTGAAAGCGATCGTCATTCAAGGCGCCGGCGGCAACTTCTGTTCGGGCGGCGACGTGCACGAAATCATCGCGCCGTTGATCAACCTGCCGATGCCCGAACTGCTGCTGTTCACGCGCATGACCGGCGATCTCGTCAAAGCGATGCGCCATTGTCCGCAGCCGATCGTCGCAGCCGTCGACGGCGTATGTGCCGGCGCAGGCGCGATCCTCGCGATGGCTTCCGATCTGCGTCTCGGCACCGCGCGCAGCAAGCTCGCGTTCCTGTTCGCGCGCGTCGGTCTCGCAGGCTGCGACATGGGTGCGTGTTCGATCCTGCCGCGCATCATCGGCCAGGGGCGAGCCGCCGAGCTGCTGTTCACCGGCCGCGCGGCGAGCGGCGACGAAGGCCACGCATGGGGTTTCTACAACCGGCTGTGCGAGCCAGATGTGCTATCCGCCGAAGCGACCCAACTCGCCGCCGATCTCGCCGCCGGTCCGACGTTCGCGCACGGCATCACGAAGAAGATGCTGCATCAGGAGTGGAGCATGAGCATCGACGAGGCAATCGAATCCGAAGCGCAGGCGCAGGCAATCTGCATGAACACGCGCGATTTCGAGCGCGCGTACCGCGCATTCGCGGCGAAGCAGCGTCCCGTGTTCGAAGGAGATTGACGTGAGCGCACCTGATCCGCACAGCGCACTCGCATGGCCGTTTTTTGAGGACCATCATCGCTCGCTTGCCGCCGATATCGAGGCGTGGTCCGCCGCGCATCTGCACGACGTTCCGCACGATGACGTCGACGCGACCTGTCGCTCGCTCGTCCGTGAACTCGGTGCGGCGGGCTGGTTGAAATACGGCGTCGGCGGTACGGCGTACGGTGGTCACGGCGACACGATCGATACGCGCGCCGTGTGTCTGCTGCGCGAAACGCTCGCGAAGCACGCGGGCCTCGCCGACTTCGCGCTCGCGATGCAGGGGCTCGGCTCCGGCGCAATTTCGCTGGCGGGCACGCATGAGCAGAAGTCGCACTATCTGCCGCGCGTTGCGAACGGCACGGCGCTCGCCGCATTCGCGCTGTCCGAACCCGAAGCCGGTTCCGACGTCGCCGCGATGGCACTGACCGCACGCGAAGACGGCGACACGTGGGTACTCGACGGCGAGAAGACGTGGATCTCGAACGGCGGCATCGCGGATTTCTATGTGGTGTTTGCACGCACCGGCGAAGCGCCGGGTGCACGCGGCATCACGGCGTTTATCGTCGATGCGAATACGCCGGGGCTCGAGATCGCCGAGCGTATCGACGTGATCGCGCCGCATCCGCTTGCCCGGCTGCGCTTCGCGAACGCACGTGTGCCGCGCGATCAGTTGCTCGGTGCACGCGGCGAAGGTTTCAAACTCGCGATGCGTACGCTCGATATTTTTCGCACATCGGTTGCCGCTGCATCGCTCGGCTTCGCACGTCGCGCAATGGCCGAAGGACTCGCACGCGCGGCATCGCGCAAGATGTTCGGTCAAACGCTCGGCGACTTCCAGTTGACGCAGGCCAAACTCGCGCAGATGGCGCTGACAATCGACAGCAGTGCCTTGCTCGTCTATCGCGCCGCGTGGCTGCGCGATCGCGGCGAGAACGTCACGCGCGAAGCCGCGATGGCGAAATGGCACGCGAGCGAAGGCGCACAACAGGTCATCGACGCGGCCGTGCAACTGTGGGGCGGCATGGGCGTGCAAAGCGGCACCACCGTCGAAACGCTGTATCGCGAGATCCGCGCGCTGCGCATTTACGAAGGCGCGACCGAAGTGCAGCAATTGATCGTCGGACGCGATCTGCTGAAAGCGCATGCGGCAGATCAGGAGCGCACGCGATGAACGCCGGCACGTTCGAGATGCCGATGCGCATCCGCTTCGCGCACTGCGATCCGGCGGGCATCGTGTTCTATCCGCAGTACCTCGTGATGACCAACGCGCTCGTCGAGGACTGGTTCACCGAACGGCTCGGCATCGACTATGCGGACATGATCGCGCTGCGCCGCGTCGGCCTGCCGATCGTCAAGCTCGACTGCGAATTCTCGCGACCGAGCCGGATGGGCGAAACGGTCACGCTGTCGCTCACGCTCGATGCAACGGGACAACGTTCGATCCGCATCGCGATCGTCTGCCGCAGCGGCGACGAAGTGCGTTTTAGCGCGCATCAGGTGCTCGTCACGATGTCGCTCGACAGCGGCCAGTCGATCGACATTCCCGACGACATCGCCGCCGCGCTCGCGACCTTCGCAACGCAGCCCACATCCGTAACGAATACCGAGGAAACACGCTCATGAAAAAAGATCTGTTGCCCGCGGGCTGGACGCCGCCGCGCGGCTATGCGAACGGCGTGGCCGCACACGGCACGCAGGTTTTTATCGCCGGGCAGATCGGCTGGGACGAACAGAACCGCTTTCACAGCGACACGTTCGCCGATCAGGCCGTGCAGGCGCTGCGCAACGTCGTCGCGGTGCTGCGCGAAGCCGGTGGCAAGCCGGAGCATCTGGTTCGAATGACGTGGTACGTCACCGACAAACGCGAATACCTCGATGCATTGAAAGAGATCGGCCGCGGCTTTCGAGAACTGATCGGCGACTACCGGATCGCGATGAGCGCGGTGCAGGTCGTCGCATTGATCGAAGACCACGCGAAGGTCGAGATCGAAGCGACCGCCGTCATTCCGGACGAAGCGTAGTCACTGCCTGGGAGCCTGGGATGGAACCGTCTGCTCACGTCGATACATTCGCGCGCGATCACTTGCCGCCGCAGTCGCAATGGCCGGAGTTTCTGCTCGACAATCCGGACGTGCGTTACCCCGCCCGCTTCAACTGCGCGACCGAACTGCTCGACGGCACGATCGCAGCGGGTCATCGCGATCGGCCCGCGATCTGGTCCGACGTCGACGGTGTGCCGCACGCAACCACGTACGGCGAACTGCTCGAACGCGTGAATCGCACGGCACACGTACTCGTTGAAAAGCTGGGACTGAAGCCAGGGAATCGCGTGTTGCTGCGCGGACCGAACACGCTGCAGATGGCAGTTGCATGTCTCGCTGCGCTAAAGGCCGGGCTCGTCGTCGTGCCGACGATGCCGCTGCTACGCGCAAAAGAACTGAAGCAGATCGTCGACAAGGCGCAGATCGCAGCGGCACTATGCGACGCACGGCTCGCCGACGAACTCGAACGTTGCCGCGATCCGCAGAACGAGCACTTCTGCGCAGGTTTGCAGCAAGTGTGCTTCTTTCACGATGACGCCGCTGATTCTTTAGATACGCTCGCCGCCGCACTGCCCGCGCAATCGGCCCACTTCGACGCCTGCGACACAGCCGCCGACGACGTCTGCCTGATCGCATTCACGAGCGGCACGACCGGCGCGCCGAAGGGCTGCATGCATTTCCATCGCGACGTGCTCGCGATGTGCGATCTATTCCCGCGTCACGTGCTCAAACCCTCCGCCGACGATGTGTTCTGCGGCACACCACCGCTCGCGTTCACGTTCGGACTCGGCGGATTGCTGTGCTTTCCGCTGCGCGTCGGCGCATCGACGGTGCTGATCGAAAAGCTCACGCCGGAAACGCTGCTGCAAACCGTCGAACGATTTCACGCGACCGTGATGTTCACCGCGCCGACCTTCTATCGGCAGATGGCGCCGCTCGTACCGCGCGTCGACCTGTCGAGTCTGCGCAAGACCGTGTCGGCCGGCGAGGCGCTGCCGGATTCGACACGCGACCTGTGGCGCAACGCGAGCGGCATCGAGATGATCGACGGCATCGGCGGCACGGAGCTGATCCACATTTTCATTTCGTCGGCGGGCACGGAGGTGCGGCCGCATGCGATCGGCCGCGCGATACCGGGCTACGTCGTGTGCGCAGTCGATGACGCGATGCAGCCGCTACCGCCCGGCCAGATCGGCAAGCTCGCGGTGCGCGGGCCGACCGGCTGCCGCTATCTCGCCGACGAGCGTCAGACGAAATTCGTCCGCGACGGCTGGAACCTGCCCGGCGACGCGGTCTACCTCGACGAAGACGGCTACGTGTTCTACCAGGCCCGCGCCGACGACATGATCGTTTCGTCCGGCTACAACATCTCAGGCCCGGAAGTGGAAAGCGTGCTGATGCAGCATGCGGCCGTTGCCGAGTGCGGCGTCGTCGGCGTGCCCGACGACACGCGCGGGCAGATCGTGAAAGCGTTCGTCGTGCTGCGGCCTGGCGCCGTCGCGGACGATGCGCTCGTCACGGAGCTGCAGGAGTTCGTCAAGCAGACCGTGGCACCGTACAAGTACCCACGCGTCATTGTGTTCGCCGACGCGTTGCCGCGCACCGAGACGGGCAAGCTCAAGCGCTTCGCGTTACGGTCGATGTGATCGCGCCGCCGGGCAGGCGGCGCGCTTCGACCAATCCACTTACCCCGCCTACCCCTCGTACGCCGCCCTCAACTTCGCGACGTCGAATTTCGTCATCGTCACCATCACCGCAGCGACGCGCGCAGCCTTGACCTTATCGGTATCGACCATCATCCGGATCAGATCGTCCGGAATGATCTGCCACGACACGCCGAAGCGGTCCTTCAGCCAGCCGCAGCTCTCGGGAAAACCACCGCCCTCTTGCAGGGCGTCCCAGTAGCGGTCGAGTTCCGCCTGATCGCTACAGTTAACCATCAGCGAAATCGCGTGATTGAACGTCTCCTTGCCGCTCACGCCCATCGCGATGAACGGCTGGCCGAAAAGCTCGAACTCGACGATCTTCGCGGCCTGCGCGGCCGGCGATACCTCCGTGACCCGCACGACGCGTGAGTCCGGGAAAATGCCCGCATAGAACGCGGCAGCCTCCTCGGCTTCGCTGAAGTACCAGAGAAATGGCGTGATCTTCTGAATCGACATCGCGAGTCTCCTGTCATTGCTGGTGAAAAACGCAGGTACGTTGCATGCCGCCGCCGGAACGACGAGGGAAGCG
Encoded here:
- a CDS encoding acyl-CoA thioesterase is translated as MNAGTFEMPMRIRFAHCDPAGIVFYPQYLVMTNALVEDWFTERLGIDYADMIALRRVGLPIVKLDCEFSRPSRMGETVTLSLTLDATGQRSIRIAIVCRSGDEVRFSAHQVLVTMSLDSGQSIDIPDDIAAALATFATQPTSVTNTEETRS
- a CDS encoding SDR family NAD(P)-dependent oxidoreductase; this encodes MTASTTHEGRHAVVTGGGSGIGAATAAALLRAGARVTLMGRDAARLAAQRDTLGAPEHVGCVSVDVTQEAAVTEAFAAASTQFGPIDILVNNAGQAQAAPFAATDTALWQRMLDVNLTGVFLCTRAALPAMLERGYGRIVNVASTAGQTGYAYVAAYCAAKHGVIGLTRSLAREVATRGITVNAVCPGYTETELLQASLDQITAKTRRSEQDAREALLRQNPQHRFIAPDEVANAVLWLCASGSESITGQSISVSGGEIT
- a CDS encoding VOC family protein — its product is MSIQKITPFLWYFSEAEEAAAFYAGIFPDSRVVRVTEVSPAAQAAKIVEFELFGQPFIAMGVSGKETFNHAISLMVNCSDQAELDRYWDALQEGGGFPESCGWLKDRFGVSWQIIPDDLIRMMVDTDKVKAARVAAVMVTMTKFDVAKLRAAYEG
- a CDS encoding MarR family winged helix-turn-helix transcriptional regulator, which encodes MTQAASPKKTAAETRSPRKGVAKPADNVVDLEMSTGVDSHMGLRLWLRMLTTTNLVQAELRKRLRAEFDTTLPRFDMMAQLERHPDGLKMTELSRRLMVTGGNVTGITDQLENEGFVVRSADPNDRRSISVKLTPAGRAQFDRMAVAHEQWVVELFGGLGLDDKSRMHQRLGKLKKHLLDNVSR
- a CDS encoding acyl-CoA dehydrogenase family protein, with amino-acid sequence MSAPDPHSALAWPFFEDHHRSLAADIEAWSAAHLHDVPHDDVDATCRSLVRELGAAGWLKYGVGGTAYGGHGDTIDTRAVCLLRETLAKHAGLADFALAMQGLGSGAISLAGTHEQKSHYLPRVANGTALAAFALSEPEAGSDVAAMALTAREDGDTWVLDGEKTWISNGGIADFYVVFARTGEAPGARGITAFIVDANTPGLEIAERIDVIAPHPLARLRFANARVPRDQLLGARGEGFKLAMRTLDIFRTSVAAASLGFARRAMAEGLARAASRKMFGQTLGDFQLTQAKLAQMALTIDSSALLVYRAAWLRDRGENVTREAAMAKWHASEGAQQVIDAAVQLWGGMGVQSGTTVETLYREIRALRIYEGATEVQQLIVGRDLLKAHAADQERTR
- a CDS encoding AMP-binding protein, with the translated sequence MEPSAHVDTFARDHLPPQSQWPEFLLDNPDVRYPARFNCATELLDGTIAAGHRDRPAIWSDVDGVPHATTYGELLERVNRTAHVLVEKLGLKPGNRVLLRGPNTLQMAVACLAALKAGLVVVPTMPLLRAKELKQIVDKAQIAAALCDARLADELERCRDPQNEHFCAGLQQVCFFHDDAADSLDTLAAALPAQSAHFDACDTAADDVCLIAFTSGTTGAPKGCMHFHRDVLAMCDLFPRHVLKPSADDVFCGTPPLAFTFGLGGLLCFPLRVGASTVLIEKLTPETLLQTVERFHATVMFTAPTFYRQMAPLVPRVDLSSLRKTVSAGEALPDSTRDLWRNASGIEMIDGIGGTELIHIFISSAGTEVRPHAIGRAIPGYVVCAVDDAMQPLPPGQIGKLAVRGPTGCRYLADERQTKFVRDGWNLPGDAVYLDEDGYVFYQARADDMIVSSGYNISGPEVESVLMQHAAVAECGVVGVPDDTRGQIVKAFVVLRPGAVADDALVTELQEFVKQTVAPYKYPRVIVFADALPRTETGKLKRFALRSM
- a CDS encoding enoyl-CoA hydratase family protein, with product MTSSTDTNNLVDRLLAGNRTTLAGYTAQHFVWSVANGVGTVTLNRPERKNPLTFESYAELRDLFRQLAYATDVKAIVIQGAGGNFCSGGDVHEIIAPLINLPMPELLLFTRMTGDLVKAMRHCPQPIVAAVDGVCAGAGAILAMASDLRLGTARSKLAFLFARVGLAGCDMGACSILPRIIGQGRAAELLFTGRAASGDEGHAWGFYNRLCEPDVLSAEATQLAADLAAGPTFAHGITKKMLHQEWSMSIDEAIESEAQAQAICMNTRDFERAYRAFAAKQRPVFEGD
- a CDS encoding RidA family protein yields the protein MKKDLLPAGWTPPRGYANGVAAHGTQVFIAGQIGWDEQNRFHSDTFADQAVQALRNVVAVLREAGGKPEHLVRMTWYVTDKREYLDALKEIGRGFRELIGDYRIAMSAVQVVALIEDHAKVEIEATAVIPDEA